The genomic region TGAAATAGAATTCCATGACTTTTTGATCAAATATCAATGCAACTGTGAAGTAATTGAAGTGAAATATGCTCATGTGAGCCCTAGTCCAAAACTTATTGAAGCAATAGAAAAATGTGATAAAGTAATCTTTGGACCATCAAATCCAATCACTTCAATAAGACCTATCATTTCAATAGATGGTGTTGAAGATGCCCTTAAGGAGAAAGAGGTTATCGCGGTTTCTCCATTTGTAGGCAGATCTGCATTTAGCGGCCCTGCTGGACAATTCATGAATGCATTCGGTTATGAAACTTCCTCCAAAGGAGTCGCAGAACTTTACAAATCATTCCTTAATACATTGGTGATTGACAATCAAGACGAAGAGTTTAAAGAGGAAATTGAAGAAATCGTTCCAAATGTCATCATAACCAACACTTTTATGAAGACAATTGAGGATAAAATCAATCTGGCTAAAGTGGTTTTGGAATAAAAAATTTTTTAAAATTGTCTAAAAATTGTTTTAAAATTGTTTAGAAATTTTTAAAATTATTTAAAATTATTAAAAATTATTAGTTAATAAAAAATTAAAAAAAATTATTAAAAATAAAAGATTTTTAAAAAAATTACTAATTAAATGCTTAAAGTTTAAATACTAATTTAGTTATAACTAAATATATTACT from uncultured Methanobrevibacter sp. harbors:
- the cofD gene encoding 2-phospho-L-lactate transferase, whose translation is MITVFSGGTGTPKLIQGIKEIYPEEEITVVVNTVENLYMSRGYIAADIDTVMYTFADMIDEEFWYGIKGDTYIVREQLIEMGTTELLRLGDKDRATKLQKAILLEEGWTLSDIVELQKDKLGIKASIIPMSDEESEISIVTKEHGEIEFHDFLIKYQCNCEVIEVKYAHVSPSPKLIEAIEKCDKVIFGPSNPITSIRPIISIDGVEDALKEKEVIAVSPFVGRSAFSGPAGQFMNAFGYETSSKGVAELYKSFLNTLVIDNQDEEFKEEIEEIVPNVIITNTFMKTIEDKINLAKVVLE